One genomic window of Cricetulus griseus strain 17A/GY chromosome 3, alternate assembly CriGri-PICRH-1.0, whole genome shotgun sequence includes the following:
- the Rin1 gene encoding ras and Rab interactor 1 isoform X3: protein MCPPVPWGLDSLPESQEKLKELLAMEDPGDTEAHPLGTANLNFVPGHQQKENPSPDPLYDTPDASRAQAGGAQQPARTVSLRERLLITRPVWLQLRANAAAALHVLRTEPPGTFLVRKSNTRQCRALCVRLPEASGPSFVSSHYIQESPGGISLEGSELVFQDLVQLICAYCHTRDILLLPLRLPRAIHQATTHKELEAISHLGMEFWSSSLNTKVQQRPCEAPPIPRLKARSPQELDQGTGAALCFFNPLFPGDLGPTKREKFKRSFKVRVSTETSSPLSPPAVPPPPVPVLPGTSSSQTARLPPRQLLERESSMGYRVPGSASGQSLPPLPSLQEADCCSPSSSEEEGSPRSPTTSPRLGRPRQRPPLLRSMSSAFCSLLAPERQVGRAATTLMQNRYTAVGQLVQDLLTQVRAGPEPRELQGIRQALSRARAMLSAELGPEKLLPPERLELVLEKSLHRSVLKPLRPILVARLRRRLSADGSLGRLAEGFHLARTQGPGALGSHLPLSYPVETEQVRQKLLQLLGTYSPTAQIKWLLQACKLLYTALKTQAGEDAGADEFLPLLSLVLAQCDLPDLLLEAEYMSELLEPTLLTGEGEGTLTSCPGGYYLTSLSASLALLSGLSQARALPLSPAQELQRSLALWEQRRLPATYNFQHLLRVAYQDPSTGCTSKTLAVPPGSSIATLSQLCATKFRVTHPDAFGLFLYKDQGYHRLPPEALAHGLPATGYLIYRRAERPETQGAATEKAKAGSESQFRDCTGDQVTREKAPMFQPFFKIRNLVRHFSISGKLDPGK from the exons ATGTGCCCGCCTGTGCCTTGGGGGTTGGATTCTCTTCCTGAGTCCCAGGAGAAGCTGAAGGAGCTCCTAGCCATGGAAGACCCTGGGGATACAGAAGCACACCCTTTGGGAACTGCCAACCTAAACTTTGTTCCTGGgcaccaacagaaagaaaa TCCATCTCCAGACCCTCTGTATGACACGCCTGACGCCAGCAGGGCACAGGCAGGCGGGGCCCAACAACCAGCACGCACCGTGAGTCTGCGGGAACGGCTGCTCATCACCCGGCCGGTGTGGTTACAGTTGCGGGCCAACGCTGCAGCCGCACTACACGTGTTGAGGACAGAGCCTCCAGGG ACCTTCCTGGTACGGAAATCTAACACTCGCCAGTGCCGGGCTCTGTGTGTGCGGCTGCCAGAAGCCAGTGGCCCCTCTTTTGTCTCCAGCCACTATATCCAAGAGAGCCCTGGTG GCATCTCTTTGGAGGGTTCAGAGCTCGTATTCCAGGACCTGGTTCAGCTCATCTGTGCATACTGCCATACCAG GGACATTCTTCTCCTCCCACTCCGGCTCCCCAGAGCCATTCATCAGGCAACCACCCACAAGGAGCTGGAGGCGATCTCCCATTTGGGCATGG AGTTCTGGAGTTCCTCCCTTAACACCAAGGTTCAGCAGAGGCCTTGTGAAGCCCCACCGATACCCAGGCTGAAGGCTCGCTCCCCTCAAGAGCTGGATCAGGGCACTGGTGCAGCCCTCTGCTTCTTCAACCCCCTCTTCCCAGGGGATCTGGGCCCCACCAAACGAGAGAAATTCAAGAGGAGTTTTAAAGTGCGTGTGTCCACAGAGACCTCCAGCCCTCTGTCTCCACCTGCTGTGCCGCCTCCCCCAGTCCCAGTGCTGCCAGGGACTTCTTCCAGCCAAACAGCAAGATTGCCTCCTCGACAGCTGCTGGAGAGGGAGAGTTCAATGGGGTATCGGGTGCCAGGGAGTGCTTCCGGCCAGAGTCTTCCTCCCCTACCTTCACTTCAGGAGGCCGACTGCTGCTCCCCCAGCAGCTCAGAGGAGGAGGGTTCTCCCCGAAGCCCTACCACCTCCCCGCGCCTGGGCCGCCCAAGGCAGCGGCCGCCTTTGCTTCGGTCCATGAGTTCTGCTTTCTGCTCTCTGCTGGCACCGGAGAGGCAGGTGGGCCGGGCAGCCACAACGCTAATGCAGAACCGATACACAGCTGTGGGTCAGCTAGTGCAGGACCTACTGACCCAGGTTCGGGCTGGTCCGGAGCCCCGGGAGTTGCAGGGCATCCGCCAGGCCCTAAGCCGGGCCCGGGCCATGCTGAGTGCAGAGCTGGGCCCTGAGAAGCTGCTACCACCGGAGAGGCTGG AACTGGTTCTGGAGAAGTCCTTGCATCGCTCTGTTCTCAAGCCTCTTCGACCTATCCTAGTTGCCCGCCTGCGGCGGCGTCTTTCCGCAGATGGTTCCCTTGGCCGCCTAGCTGAGGGCTTCCACCTGGCCCGGACCCAGGGACCTGGAGCCCTCGGGTCCCACCTGCCCCTCTCCTACCCAGTGGAGACGGAACAGGTGCGCCAGAAACTGCTTCAGTTGCTTGGCACCTATTCACCTACTGCCCAGATCAAGTGGCTCCTGCAGGCCTGCAAGTTGCTCTACACAGCCCTGAAAACCCAGGCGG GGGAGGATGCAGGCGCTGAtgagttcctgcctctgctgagccTTGTCTTGGCTCAGTGCGACCTTCCTGACCTTCTGTTAGAAGCTGAGTACATGTCGGAGCTACTGGAACCTACCCTGCTCACCGGAGAGGGTGAGGGCACCCTCACTTCCTGTCCAG GCGGCTACTACCTGACCAGCCTGTCGGCCAGCCTGGCCTTGTTGAGTGGCCTGAGCCAGGCCCGCGCTCTCCCACTCAGCCCGGCACAGGAGCTCCAGCGCTCTCTGGCCCTCTGGGAACAGCGCCGCCTGCCGGCCACCTACAACTTCCAG CACCTCCTCCGAGTAGCCTACCAGGACCCCAGCACAGGCTGCACCTCCAAGACCCTGGCAGTACCCCCAGGGTCATCAATTGCCACCCTGAGCCAACTCTGTGCCACCAAGTTCCGAGTGACCCATCCTGATGCATTCGGCCTCTTCCTCTACAAGGACCAGGGCTACCATCGTCTGCCCCCTGAAGCCCTGGCCCATGGGCTTCCTGCAACTGGCTACCTCATCTACCGCCGTGCAGAGAGGCCTGAGACCCAGGGGGCTGCAAcagagaaggcaaaggcaggcagtgaGAG TCAGTTCAGAGACTGCACTGGAGATCAGGTCACAAGAGAGAAAGCACCTATGTTCCAGCCTTTTTTCAAGATCAGAAATCTAGTGAGGCACTTCAGTATTTCTGGGAAACTGGACCCTGGGAAGTAA
- the Rin1 gene encoding ras and Rab interactor 1 isoform X2, giving the protein MCPPVPWGLDSLPESQEKLKELLAMEDPGDTEAHPLGTANLNFVPGHQQKENPSPDPLYDTPDASRAQAGGAQQPARTVSLRERLLITRPVWLQLRANAAAALHVLRTEPPGTFLVRKSNTRQCRALCVRLPEASGPSFVSSHYIQESPGGISLEGSELVFQDLVQLICAYCHTRDILLLPLRLPRAIHQATTHKELEAISHLGMEFWSSSLNTKVQQRPCEAPPIPRLKARSPQELDQGTGAALCFFNPLFPGDLGPTKREKFKRSFKVRVSTETSSPLSPPAVPPPPVPVLPGTSSSQTARLPPRQLLERESSMGYRVPGSASGQSLPPLPSLQEADCCSPSSSEEEGSPRSPTTSPRLGRPRQRPPLLRSMSSAFCSLLAPERQVGRAATTLMQNRYTAVGQLVQDLLTQVRAGPEPRELQGIRQALSRARAMLSAELGPEKLLPPERLELVLEKSLHRSVLKPLRPILVARLRRRLSADGSLGRLAEGFHLARTQGPGALGSHLPLSYPVETEQVRQKLLQLLGTYSPTAQIKWLLQACKLLYTALKTQAGEDAGADEFLPLLSLVLAQCDLPDLLLEAEYMSELLEPTLLTGEGGYYLTSLSASLALLSGLSQARALPLSPAQELQRSLALWEQRRLPATYNFQHLLRVAYQDPSTGCTSKTLAVPPGSSIATLSQLCATKFRVTHPDAFGLFLYKDQGYHRLPPEALAHGLPATGYLIYRRAERPETQGAATEKAKAGSERQEAGAWEEEKGGGNSEGELETTVDQGGGENQARGGRVQPEEQKAEGSQAAEE; this is encoded by the exons ATGTGCCCGCCTGTGCCTTGGGGGTTGGATTCTCTTCCTGAGTCCCAGGAGAAGCTGAAGGAGCTCCTAGCCATGGAAGACCCTGGGGATACAGAAGCACACCCTTTGGGAACTGCCAACCTAAACTTTGTTCCTGGgcaccaacagaaagaaaa TCCATCTCCAGACCCTCTGTATGACACGCCTGACGCCAGCAGGGCACAGGCAGGCGGGGCCCAACAACCAGCACGCACCGTGAGTCTGCGGGAACGGCTGCTCATCACCCGGCCGGTGTGGTTACAGTTGCGGGCCAACGCTGCAGCCGCACTACACGTGTTGAGGACAGAGCCTCCAGGG ACCTTCCTGGTACGGAAATCTAACACTCGCCAGTGCCGGGCTCTGTGTGTGCGGCTGCCAGAAGCCAGTGGCCCCTCTTTTGTCTCCAGCCACTATATCCAAGAGAGCCCTGGTG GCATCTCTTTGGAGGGTTCAGAGCTCGTATTCCAGGACCTGGTTCAGCTCATCTGTGCATACTGCCATACCAG GGACATTCTTCTCCTCCCACTCCGGCTCCCCAGAGCCATTCATCAGGCAACCACCCACAAGGAGCTGGAGGCGATCTCCCATTTGGGCATGG AGTTCTGGAGTTCCTCCCTTAACACCAAGGTTCAGCAGAGGCCTTGTGAAGCCCCACCGATACCCAGGCTGAAGGCTCGCTCCCCTCAAGAGCTGGATCAGGGCACTGGTGCAGCCCTCTGCTTCTTCAACCCCCTCTTCCCAGGGGATCTGGGCCCCACCAAACGAGAGAAATTCAAGAGGAGTTTTAAAGTGCGTGTGTCCACAGAGACCTCCAGCCCTCTGTCTCCACCTGCTGTGCCGCCTCCCCCAGTCCCAGTGCTGCCAGGGACTTCTTCCAGCCAAACAGCAAGATTGCCTCCTCGACAGCTGCTGGAGAGGGAGAGTTCAATGGGGTATCGGGTGCCAGGGAGTGCTTCCGGCCAGAGTCTTCCTCCCCTACCTTCACTTCAGGAGGCCGACTGCTGCTCCCCCAGCAGCTCAGAGGAGGAGGGTTCTCCCCGAAGCCCTACCACCTCCCCGCGCCTGGGCCGCCCAAGGCAGCGGCCGCCTTTGCTTCGGTCCATGAGTTCTGCTTTCTGCTCTCTGCTGGCACCGGAGAGGCAGGTGGGCCGGGCAGCCACAACGCTAATGCAGAACCGATACACAGCTGTGGGTCAGCTAGTGCAGGACCTACTGACCCAGGTTCGGGCTGGTCCGGAGCCCCGGGAGTTGCAGGGCATCCGCCAGGCCCTAAGCCGGGCCCGGGCCATGCTGAGTGCAGAGCTGGGCCCTGAGAAGCTGCTACCACCGGAGAGGCTGG AACTGGTTCTGGAGAAGTCCTTGCATCGCTCTGTTCTCAAGCCTCTTCGACCTATCCTAGTTGCCCGCCTGCGGCGGCGTCTTTCCGCAGATGGTTCCCTTGGCCGCCTAGCTGAGGGCTTCCACCTGGCCCGGACCCAGGGACCTGGAGCCCTCGGGTCCCACCTGCCCCTCTCCTACCCAGTGGAGACGGAACAGGTGCGCCAGAAACTGCTTCAGTTGCTTGGCACCTATTCACCTACTGCCCAGATCAAGTGGCTCCTGCAGGCCTGCAAGTTGCTCTACACAGCCCTGAAAACCCAGGCGG GGGAGGATGCAGGCGCTGAtgagttcctgcctctgctgagccTTGTCTTGGCTCAGTGCGACCTTCCTGACCTTCTGTTAGAAGCTGAGTACATGTCGGAGCTACTGGAACCTACCCTGCTCACCGGAGAGG GCGGCTACTACCTGACCAGCCTGTCGGCCAGCCTGGCCTTGTTGAGTGGCCTGAGCCAGGCCCGCGCTCTCCCACTCAGCCCGGCACAGGAGCTCCAGCGCTCTCTGGCCCTCTGGGAACAGCGCCGCCTGCCGGCCACCTACAACTTCCAG CACCTCCTCCGAGTAGCCTACCAGGACCCCAGCACAGGCTGCACCTCCAAGACCCTGGCAGTACCCCCAGGGTCATCAATTGCCACCCTGAGCCAACTCTGTGCCACCAAGTTCCGAGTGACCCATCCTGATGCATTCGGCCTCTTCCTCTACAAGGACCAGGGCTACCATCGTCTGCCCCCTGAAGCCCTGGCCCATGGGCTTCCTGCAACTGGCTACCTCATCTACCGCCGTGCAGAGAGGCCTGAGACCCAGGGGGCTGCAAcagagaaggcaaaggcaggcagtgaGAGGCAAGAGgcgggagcatgggaggaggagaaagggggcgGGAATAGTGAGGGAGAGTTGGAGACAACTGTTGACCAAGGAGGAGGCGAGAATCAGGCCAGAGGAGGTCGTGTACAACCAGAGGAGCAAAAGGCAGAGGGAAGCCAGGCTGCAGAAGAGTAG
- the Rin1 gene encoding ras and Rab interactor 1 isoform X1: protein MCPPVPWGLDSLPESQEKLKELLAMEDPGDTEAHPLGTANLNFVPGHQQKENPSPDPLYDTPDASRAQAGGAQQPARTVSLRERLLITRPVWLQLRANAAAALHVLRTEPPGTFLVRKSNTRQCRALCVRLPEASGPSFVSSHYIQESPGGISLEGSELVFQDLVQLICAYCHTRDILLLPLRLPRAIHQATTHKELEAISHLGMEFWSSSLNTKVQQRPCEAPPIPRLKARSPQELDQGTGAALCFFNPLFPGDLGPTKREKFKRSFKVRVSTETSSPLSPPAVPPPPVPVLPGTSSSQTARLPPRQLLERESSMGYRVPGSASGQSLPPLPSLQEADCCSPSSSEEEGSPRSPTTSPRLGRPRQRPPLLRSMSSAFCSLLAPERQVGRAATTLMQNRYTAVGQLVQDLLTQVRAGPEPRELQGIRQALSRARAMLSAELGPEKLLPPERLELVLEKSLHRSVLKPLRPILVARLRRRLSADGSLGRLAEGFHLARTQGPGALGSHLPLSYPVETEQVRQKLLQLLGTYSPTAQIKWLLQACKLLYTALKTQAGEDAGADEFLPLLSLVLAQCDLPDLLLEAEYMSELLEPTLLTGEGEGTLTSCPGGYYLTSLSASLALLSGLSQARALPLSPAQELQRSLALWEQRRLPATYNFQHLLRVAYQDPSTGCTSKTLAVPPGSSIATLSQLCATKFRVTHPDAFGLFLYKDQGYHRLPPEALAHGLPATGYLIYRRAERPETQGAATEKAKAGSERQEAGAWEEEKGGGNSEGELETTVDQGGGENQARGGRVQPEEQKAEGSQAAEE from the exons ATGTGCCCGCCTGTGCCTTGGGGGTTGGATTCTCTTCCTGAGTCCCAGGAGAAGCTGAAGGAGCTCCTAGCCATGGAAGACCCTGGGGATACAGAAGCACACCCTTTGGGAACTGCCAACCTAAACTTTGTTCCTGGgcaccaacagaaagaaaa TCCATCTCCAGACCCTCTGTATGACACGCCTGACGCCAGCAGGGCACAGGCAGGCGGGGCCCAACAACCAGCACGCACCGTGAGTCTGCGGGAACGGCTGCTCATCACCCGGCCGGTGTGGTTACAGTTGCGGGCCAACGCTGCAGCCGCACTACACGTGTTGAGGACAGAGCCTCCAGGG ACCTTCCTGGTACGGAAATCTAACACTCGCCAGTGCCGGGCTCTGTGTGTGCGGCTGCCAGAAGCCAGTGGCCCCTCTTTTGTCTCCAGCCACTATATCCAAGAGAGCCCTGGTG GCATCTCTTTGGAGGGTTCAGAGCTCGTATTCCAGGACCTGGTTCAGCTCATCTGTGCATACTGCCATACCAG GGACATTCTTCTCCTCCCACTCCGGCTCCCCAGAGCCATTCATCAGGCAACCACCCACAAGGAGCTGGAGGCGATCTCCCATTTGGGCATGG AGTTCTGGAGTTCCTCCCTTAACACCAAGGTTCAGCAGAGGCCTTGTGAAGCCCCACCGATACCCAGGCTGAAGGCTCGCTCCCCTCAAGAGCTGGATCAGGGCACTGGTGCAGCCCTCTGCTTCTTCAACCCCCTCTTCCCAGGGGATCTGGGCCCCACCAAACGAGAGAAATTCAAGAGGAGTTTTAAAGTGCGTGTGTCCACAGAGACCTCCAGCCCTCTGTCTCCACCTGCTGTGCCGCCTCCCCCAGTCCCAGTGCTGCCAGGGACTTCTTCCAGCCAAACAGCAAGATTGCCTCCTCGACAGCTGCTGGAGAGGGAGAGTTCAATGGGGTATCGGGTGCCAGGGAGTGCTTCCGGCCAGAGTCTTCCTCCCCTACCTTCACTTCAGGAGGCCGACTGCTGCTCCCCCAGCAGCTCAGAGGAGGAGGGTTCTCCCCGAAGCCCTACCACCTCCCCGCGCCTGGGCCGCCCAAGGCAGCGGCCGCCTTTGCTTCGGTCCATGAGTTCTGCTTTCTGCTCTCTGCTGGCACCGGAGAGGCAGGTGGGCCGGGCAGCCACAACGCTAATGCAGAACCGATACACAGCTGTGGGTCAGCTAGTGCAGGACCTACTGACCCAGGTTCGGGCTGGTCCGGAGCCCCGGGAGTTGCAGGGCATCCGCCAGGCCCTAAGCCGGGCCCGGGCCATGCTGAGTGCAGAGCTGGGCCCTGAGAAGCTGCTACCACCGGAGAGGCTGG AACTGGTTCTGGAGAAGTCCTTGCATCGCTCTGTTCTCAAGCCTCTTCGACCTATCCTAGTTGCCCGCCTGCGGCGGCGTCTTTCCGCAGATGGTTCCCTTGGCCGCCTAGCTGAGGGCTTCCACCTGGCCCGGACCCAGGGACCTGGAGCCCTCGGGTCCCACCTGCCCCTCTCCTACCCAGTGGAGACGGAACAGGTGCGCCAGAAACTGCTTCAGTTGCTTGGCACCTATTCACCTACTGCCCAGATCAAGTGGCTCCTGCAGGCCTGCAAGTTGCTCTACACAGCCCTGAAAACCCAGGCGG GGGAGGATGCAGGCGCTGAtgagttcctgcctctgctgagccTTGTCTTGGCTCAGTGCGACCTTCCTGACCTTCTGTTAGAAGCTGAGTACATGTCGGAGCTACTGGAACCTACCCTGCTCACCGGAGAGGGTGAGGGCACCCTCACTTCCTGTCCAG GCGGCTACTACCTGACCAGCCTGTCGGCCAGCCTGGCCTTGTTGAGTGGCCTGAGCCAGGCCCGCGCTCTCCCACTCAGCCCGGCACAGGAGCTCCAGCGCTCTCTGGCCCTCTGGGAACAGCGCCGCCTGCCGGCCACCTACAACTTCCAG CACCTCCTCCGAGTAGCCTACCAGGACCCCAGCACAGGCTGCACCTCCAAGACCCTGGCAGTACCCCCAGGGTCATCAATTGCCACCCTGAGCCAACTCTGTGCCACCAAGTTCCGAGTGACCCATCCTGATGCATTCGGCCTCTTCCTCTACAAGGACCAGGGCTACCATCGTCTGCCCCCTGAAGCCCTGGCCCATGGGCTTCCTGCAACTGGCTACCTCATCTACCGCCGTGCAGAGAGGCCTGAGACCCAGGGGGCTGCAAcagagaaggcaaaggcaggcagtgaGAGGCAAGAGgcgggagcatgggaggaggagaaagggggcgGGAATAGTGAGGGAGAGTTGGAGACAACTGTTGACCAAGGAGGAGGCGAGAATCAGGCCAGAGGAGGTCGTGTACAACCAGAGGAGCAAAAGGCAGAGGGAAGCCAGGCTGCAGAAGAGTAG